Proteins encoded within one genomic window of Hahella chejuensis KCTC 2396:
- a CDS encoding IS5-like element ISHch3 family transposase (programmed frameshift), translating to MDTLWEVPDELWLRIEPILKEDWQPSAKGGRPIGNWRGYLNGIIFRMRSGCQWNQLPRRFGDDATVHRWFQRWSKNGVMEKIWASLLRDCQELEGVDWEWQSADGWLGKKPALGGENVGPNPTDRGKKGTKKSLLVEAEGGPLGLVIAGANVNDHKLLEATLESIVVERPAPTVEARQHLCLDKGYDNVASEDVAARHDYIPHICRIGEEAQPADRHPSGKPRRWVVERTFGWLSKCRALLIRYDKKDSNYLGLLQLACGLLWFRRMWRLQGRQ from the exons CTGGACACTCTATGGGAAGTACCGGACGAGCTATGGCTACGAATCGAACCCATTTTAAAAGAAGACTGGCAACCCAGCGCCAAGGGTGGCCGCCCCATCGGCAACTGGAGGGGCTATTTGAACGGGATTATTTTTCGGATGCGTTCAGGCTGTCAGTGGAACCAGTTGCCCCGCCGATTTGGGGATGACGCCACGGTCCATCGCTGGTTTCAGCGCTGGAGTAAAAACGGCGTGATGGAGAAGATCTGGGCGAGTCTATTGCGAGACTGCCAGGAACTGGAAGGGGTGGACTGGGAATGGCAAAGTGCGGACGGCTGGCTGGGGAA AAAGCCCGCTTTGGGGGGGGAGAATGTGGGGCCGAACCCGACAGACCGAGGCAAGAAGGGAACCAAGAAAAGCCTGCTGGTGGAAGCCGAGGGAGGCCCCTTGGGACTCGTCATCGCCGGAGCCAATGTCAACGACCATAAGCTGCTGGAAGCGACGCTGGAGTCGATTGTGGTAGAGCGTCCGGCTCCAACGGTGGAGGCGCGGCAGCATTTATGCCTGGATAAGGGGTATGACAATGTGGCGAGCGAAGACGTGGCAGCCCGGCATGACTACATACCGCATATCTGCCGAATTGGCGAGGAGGCGCAGCCAGCGGACCGTCATCCAAGTGGAAAGCCCCGGCGTTGGGTAGTGGAGCGCACGTTTGGTTGGCTGTCTAAGTGCCGTGCGTTACTGATTCGCTATGACAAAAAGGACAGCAACTATCTGGGATTGCTGCAATTGGCATGTGGTCTGTTATGGTTTCGGCGGATGTGGCGGCTACAGGGGCGTCAATGA